The Nicotiana tomentosiformis chromosome 2, ASM39032v3, whole genome shotgun sequence genome includes the window TTCTCTGACATGAATCATGATCAATCACTCTGTCACTGACAGTTTGTTCAGAAATCCTCTTTAATCTAATTCAGTTCATGAAAGTGTGATCACTACCATCAATGTTATGAAGGAATCTGTGATTGTCCACATTTAACTGAAAAGGGAGAAGAAATAATACAGTTATCATGGTATGATATTTTAGCGTAGAAAACTAAAGTATTTCAAGTTCTGAAGTAGTATTTGTATAGAACGTGATGATTAATGACACAGGCTCAAATTTTATTTGGACTTAATACCAAGGTATTAGCAGTGTATCATGAGTTTGTAATGTTTAGCTGAATAAGGAGTGAAAACAGTCATATAACTCAAAGTACAATGTTCTCTCCCTATTAATAAACTCCCAATCAAAATAaagcaaccccccccccccctctttcaTTTGCCAAGAAGGTGGAATCACTTGGCTAGCAATTTTCATGGTGAAGTATTGCTTTCGGGAAGAAATAGAACAAGAGTTCTGTTTATCCTCCTCTATTTAGTAAAGTGATCCTCTGTGATGTCCTCATAAACTCTATTTGTGCGTAAAGTTATCATGAATAATGAAATTCGTTTCAACTGTTAGGAAGGCAGGAAATTTAAGCTGTTGAAGTATTTAACTGACTGATAAAGGAGTGATGATTCGGCTCATGTTCGTTGACCAATGATTATGTACCTTACATTAACACAAGATTCTATCTGATGAGATACTTGTATCTTCTTAAAAATGACAAAATTTACAGGTTATCAAGCCTGATGAATTGAAGGCTGGAACTGCTGCTGTTGATGTTATTCCTCTTTTTCTTGAATCATCCCCTGACCTCTCAATTGATGAAAACAATCTAGAAATCACGACACAGCCATCATATGAAGAGAAACAGAGCAACACTTCGCCTTCACTCACCATTCAACATATTCCAACAGGATTGCAAGTCCGATCAACAGGTAATAACGGCTTATGTTGCGCTTAGTATCATTGGCTCTGTAGGGTGATTCATATTACTTCAGTGTTTTTGCACTATGATCTATTTAAGGTTTCTGCATACACACACATGTATTTAAAGAAGACTCTATTCATTGTGGGTATTCATCTGAATATtggtgaagaaaaagaaaagctcTTGTATTCAGTCCTGCTGACGGCAGAGATGTTAGACCTCATACAGACTACTTAGAGGCACTGATGAGTGCGTTGAAAAAGAATACTTGATGCAGGAAAATACCTTGCGACTCTCTTGGTTTTCCTTTCTCCGAGGTTAAAACAATATTAGAAACCAAATAACTATATGTCGAGCGTGGTTCTCGAATCATGGGCATGATATATGATTTGACAGGGAACCCCTACTGTTCGCTTGCAAGATGTACGATTGGATACATTGTCAACAAGAAAACAAGTTAAATGTCTATGAGGCACTCAATAGAACACTGTAAGTCAATATAATAACGTGTAAGTTGATACATATCATCTTTATCACATATGCGCGATAATCAAGTGTGGCTCTGATGGTATCACTGTTCAGTGAAATCAGAGGATTGCTTGGTCGAATGTTACGTTCCTGAAAGTTTTCTTGTCCTTCAGTCATACAAAAGCCATTCTACACAAAAATGTGATACTTTACATGTTGGGGTGGAGAAAAAAGGTTCTGGTTCATGATTCAGCAGTAAATTGTATGCTATTACGTTGCTGACAGATTCAAGGCAGGTGTTGGAGATACTATCCTTTGTTCCATTGATTCACAAATGGCTGTGAGATACGGTCTAAGATATTGGTTTCCAACAGAAATATGTTGCATTTTTAGGAGAATCTGTGCTCTAAATTTGTGGCTCTAACTAGCACATATTAATTGTTGACGAAAAGAGAAGAATTTACAGTGCTGATATAACTTAGGCTTCTAAAACAATGTGGCTTAGTGAGAAATTGGTGAAGAGTGAAGAAACGGCAGAATGGACAACTCAAAGACAAATGATTGAGGAAGAAAATGGGCGAAGTCAGACTTGTAGTTTGTTTTGTGACAATAGGTTGCAGATGGAATAAGAGTGAACATTTGATCTACTTAAATGTTTTATGCCTTACAATAAGTTTTCCTTTACAAATTTTGTTTATGTGTGTGCTTTATTTTGCTGTTTCTAACTTCTCCATAAAATATCCATTCCTTTTCATAGCGGTTGCTATTTGTAGGTGAAAGAAGCCGGTTTGCAAATAAGCTGAAAGCCCTCAATAGATTAAAGGCAAAGCTTCTCATTGTAATGAGGGAGCAAGGAGTCTCCGACTTGGCTAGCGTTAGAAGTAGTGCTATCTCTAGTAGCTGGAATCAAGTGGCCAGAAGGTATGTATTTCACCCAAACAAACTGGTAGAAGATATAAAGACGGGCATCCAATTGTCTGACCTTACTGCTGTGTTAAACGGAAATATTGAACCATTTATCGGTGCCCACATCAATAGTAGACGACATGAAATCCTATGAGCCAGATCCCCTCTCATGCAAAAGGATCCGAACTTTGGAGTTGTGCTAATGATTTGATGCCTCATTCTCATATTATTGAAAGCCAAGATCCTTCGACCCGTTTTCttataaggaaaagaaaaaaggagagaTTTTGTGATAAGAAAAGGAGCAGGTAATTAAGGGAAAGAATGGGAGAGGAATGCAGTCACTGCTTCATTTTGAAATGCAAGATGATGCACTTGTTTGTCATATTTTTTTTAGAATTGGTTCTTAAGTTTTATATTATTAAGCTGGTGGCAACATTTTATAGTAGTTGTGCTCTACAGATCTGTAAAAGAGTCATGATGCAACTTTAGATGACTCAAAACCACAGGCTATACTTATTATCAACACCAAGAGTACTGCTCTCAAAgccatttcttcttcttctgttGCCTTTGCTCCTACAGCAAAGCAGGGGTGTCAAGATCAAGCAACCAGATTATGGTAGCAACTAGGAGTGGCAAACGtgcgggtcgggtcggataataTGGATAGCTAACTGTTTGCTTTTAACCATTTTGCACCACTAGTAGCAACAGACTTTGTTAAAAGGCTAATTACCAGAAGGTCTTCTTGGTCATACAAGTACTTAGtgagcgtttggacataagaattgtaaaattccaatatagggggaaaataattttcaagtgaaaatggtatttgaaaattagagttgtgtttggacataaatataattttgggttgtttttgaagttttgtgagtgatttgagtgaaaaattttgaaaagcagttttttggagtttttaaaattttcgaaaatttccaaaatgcatcttcaagtgaaaattgaaaattttatgaacaaacgctgatttcgaaaaaaaagtgAAACGTTTTTGTAAAAAATTTCTtatatccaaacgggctcttaatttTACGATAAGTATTGATTTAATTTGCTGCATCTTAACCCCTTTGTtgtctatttttttctttctgtttCTCAATTaggtactccctccgtttcaaaaaTATTGTCCTAATTTGACTTGACACAAACTTTAACAAAGAAGGGAAGACTTTTGAGATATGTGGTCTTAAATAAGCTATAACATTTGTATGGCTTTagaacttttgaaacttgtaattttaaacatgtcataacatttgtgtgactataaatgtTTCCTACTAAGGACATATTGAAAGGTGTCAATCACTTTTAAACGGATAATAAGGAAATAGTATCAATATTTTATGAAACATAGGGAGTATTTCTTTGGACTATCAAAGTAGACATGCATCAAATCAAATAATTTCCACCTATTAATCAGCTCCTTTTTTTTTGGCTTGTCGAttattatttttccctttttgggtAAAAAGTTCAGGATTTTTAACTCATTTAATGATTGGTCAGATATTTAGATTTTTGAACCCTTTGTGGGATCATTAGAAAGAAGAGATTGAGAAATGAAATTAACAAAAAAAGTGATatgagattgtgattgtggtgtACAAAGCTGGACTGGTTGATGGTTCTTAAGTTGGATGTTTCTCTTCTTTTGTTCCCCTTTCATTTTTGAGAGCAACTTATATACCGATGTGAGAGTTAATATCTTGTGGAAATTTTCTTTACTCAACGATTTAAATATTGCATGAGCAAAGTAGTACCAAAATAAATCATAAATAAGTGTTGTAAATAGTTTTTTGAAGTAGAACATTACTCATTTGGTAGGAtcacaaatagccggtcatattcaTTGATTACTTTTTTTAATCATATacagagattatacattgattatacataattatacacatataagatataaattatacacatattatacctTCACCGGCTTAAGTGGTTGGATGACCGACTATTTGGGTTAGTTCTTCTTAACTTCTATTCAAATAGCAGCTTCATTAATTTGGCAATAAGCACGTGACTAATTTGTTAACAAATATAGTATTATTGgcaatttaatgattaattatgtgtgtTTATTGTTTTCATTCTTTATAAGTGAGATTGACCATTCGTTTGTCTAATTTTATGACTAATTCACTGCGCCTTCTCCTTTCAACATAACCGACCATTCTGGGATTTCTTCGACGGTATAtaaactttttctttttaattgtcAAGGAAGAATAATGCTTTTCTCCTGAAAATAATTCTACATTGATTGTTGAAAGGAAGAAATATGAAGGTACATAGTTCAGCGCTAACCAATAGTACAAAACTTCTTGTGATATAACTATGAAATCTGTGTATTCATCTTTAAAATATAATTGCAAATAATTCATATTGTTTATACAAAATTTGCTAGCTATATCTACTGGCCAAAATGTTCCATCTCAACTAATTAAAGTACAAACAAATAAGCAACCTAACAAATACTTTAATTTCCACTTCTTCTAATAACTGAATTCATATTCTCAATCGACCTTTTCTCAAAATAATCATTGAATACAAGCAACAATAACAGTAATATCATCAACTTTTCCTCCTCTATGACTTAGCCATTCCCTCTCAGCTGCTCTTCCAAAAGGTGTATCTGCAAATCTATCAAATGAATTATACAACGCAACGTTCCCAATTTGACTAGCCAATTCCTTTGGCTTCAACTTCACATCAATCCCTCTTTGTACAAGTTCCTCAATCTCACTTTCATTCATATTATCAAGCAATCCATCTGTTCCAACAACTAAAACATCGTCTTTTTCGACGATTATTTCCATCTCTTGAGCAACACTAGGATTATCTTTAGCATTTCCTAATTGATACGGACAATTAAACCTCCGTTGTTGTATTGGCGATTTGTATATAACTCTTCCATTTCTAATCAGAAAAAATCCACTGTCACCAACGTTAGCAGCACATAACGTATTTTTCTCACTGTCCAAAGTTATAATACATGCTGTTGACGATCCTTCAGAATTTGTATTTTTGTAAGCTGCTTGAAGAATTCTTTTAGGGTTCACTGCAGTACCCTTTGGTTCATTAATATCTATAGCAATAAGTGAATTTCTCATAAGTtctcttgcgtatattccagcaTCAACTCCCTTACTTGCCCAGCCACCAACGCCATCTGCTACACCAATTGTTTGGTATAATTTGTGGATAAAGTGAGCATCTTCACCTCGTGATTTTGTTGGGTTTTCTTTGGGTAAATATAAAGATCCAGCCACCATTTTTAGGTATGGTAATTTGTTACTACAGTGCGAGAGTTCTGTCCCTTGGACGACTTGAGTAATAGGAGAATGGCAGCTGAGACCTACAGTGGTAGAACCTCGTGAATCGGGCAGCCCGAGAACTTGATCAAACTTCTTGAATGAATATTGATCATAACCTAATTGTGGTTTCTTTGGGTCTTCTTTGGGACGTTCTTCGTCAAAAGATGATGCAGTCAAAAGTTTTGGACTAGGGTTGTCATGACTAAATTTGAGTCTCTTGTTGCTGTAATTTTCCAGTTGATAATTATCGTTACAAAAGTCGACGTACCTCTTCTGTGGCAGCTTGAAAACTTCATTAAACTTCTTAAATGAATGTTCATGACCTAATGATGATATGCATGCAGCCATTGATGTGTTGATTTGCAAAAGATTTGGAAAGTAAAAATATGAGGTGATGAAAGTTTGGTTAAAAGATGGagtaatatatatatgtatatatatgtacacGTAGTATAATCCTAGTTAGAATAGGTTAgggaaacaaaaaaaaatggaaactaaaaaataaaagtacTGCTTGAAGAGCACGTTAGGGCTTTGGTTATAAGTaatttatatatatgtgtgtgtgtgtgtgtggggggggggggggggggggggatcctaGTTAGAATAGGTTAGGGAAAAACAGTTTTTGGAAAGTGAATGGAATTACCGTTTTGGAAAGTAAATGGAATTACTTTTTGAAATGCAAGATGATACACTTGACTGACATATTTTTGTAAGAATTGGTTCTTCTTGTTCTTAAATTTTGTATTCTTAAGATGGTGGCAAATTTTCTAGTAGATGTGCTATATATACATAtctataaaattttaatttttaggagaATAGAGATTTACGTAACagtttgtttggatggttgttactcaTTGTATCGTATTATATTGTTATTCAGaaacaatgtttgttttgattgtttagttaaaattggttgtattgtattgttaaattcaTTATTCTGGAATAATGAAAAGTCCATTTTTTGAaacaaccgatttggtgtggtgggattgtttcctatttttcttttcaattatgCCATAACTCATTACtttataattctattttaccctttaaattttttattttattttaactccaacCTATAACCTACGTCTTCGTCTCTTTTTTCCTTCTGCTGCTTCCAACTCAGGTGTAGGTTTTGCCTTCCTTTTGTTTCATTCTTTCTTCT containing:
- the LOC104091516 gene encoding probable protein phosphatase 2C 55, giving the protein MAACISSLGHEHSFKKFNEVFKLPQKRYVDFCNDNYQLENYSNKRLKFSHDNPSPKLLTASSFDEERPKEDPKKPQLGYDQYSFKKFDQVLGLPDSRGSTTVGLSCHSPITQVVQGTELSHCSNKLPYLKMVAGSLYLPKENPTKSRGEDAHFIHKLYQTIGVADGVGGWASKGVDAGIYARELMRNSLIAIDINEPKGTAVNPKRILQAAYKNTNSEGSSTACIITLDSEKNTLCAANVGDSGFFLIRNGRVIYKSPIQQRRFNCPYQLGNAKDNPSVAQEMEIIVEKDDVLVVGTDGLLDNMNESEIEELVQRGIDVKLKPKELASQIGNVALYNSFDRFADTPFGRAAEREWLSHRGGKVDDITVIVACIQ